The genomic region cacaaCCAAGGTTcgactaaggtaaacccctatcaacaacccttttccccttcttttctgtgtgtaggttgcaggtgcccaGCTGTAATtacagttttggacttcatttgtagagacaaaaaACCATTTTCGGCACGCAAATTTTTCGAAGGACCGAGTATACTTTCAACTTGGTCTTGggaacttttctccaaatttataaGGTGGATCCATATCAATCTAAATATATCAGATCCAAATTTATAGCGCGATCTCGAACCAATagttccttatttcatccattttgtctcccttttctacatagtcaacaagtcaacatatctatttacaaagagggcaaattacattctAACCCTTGCAATtgacttggtattcacatccttatttaccttggatttggatctagtggattcaacccctattttgaatgtaaagtgtcTCCGAAGTGAAAATCATcatagtggtttcctttctctctcctaggtggggaaccactagggtccaattttccactttacatcccCATATGCACATGATGGACTCTAGGAGTTCTTCATGCAATACTCCCTTTATTTAATGTATAATTAAGAGGTTGCTCATCTTGTATATGCACTCTAGTCTCTTCTTAATGACCTCCCACAAAAAAGCCATCTATCTTCATTGGCATGTGAGTCTCAATGGTGTGTACTTACTTAGTCAATACTATTTTTAGAATGATCTTACACCCAGTGTTCGGGCCTAGAAATAATCTCATTTTATCTAATGATCATTTCTTCGCACACTTTTATCTCAACAAAAGTAATGTTTCTATCCTTTCATCATAAAATATCAATCTTGCCTCTCTTCAAAGTTTATGTAATATAAAATGATATCATTTTTGTCCTACAAGCTATCAAATGGACATACCAATCACTAAATCATAGAAAAACTTTCTATCTTTTCCAATATTAATTGAAATTTTGTAATTCTAAATGTAATATTTCtagtttttatttctatttttttttataactttTATACTTTATAATTCTATAGAATTCTctataatttcataaaaaaatacaataaataaatccCTATaagataaaaaaagaaagaaaagaatttAAAGCCCTTCAATATAATACTTCCTAATTGTATTAAAATAATCtacaaattataattttaaatttaattaaaataaaatcgaCCAAAAGTCATTTACATTTAGATGTGTACACCTAAATTGGTTAAGTTCTTTCCTGGTAAACAAGAAGTCGTAAAGTCGAATTCAGGAATTGAGaacaattaaatattatataagaaATATTAATACATCGATCCGTTCGTCATGAAGAGAGTTTCGATGCCATCATATTCTTGAATTCCATGAAATCCAACACTCCGTTACAATCTGAATCAAATCTGCAAATCATATTCTCGCAATGTTGGCCCTGTGCGATCAATCCCAGAGAGGACAGGACTTGTTGCAGCTCAGTGGAAGAGATATATCCATCTTCATTCCGATCAAAAACTTTGAAAGCTTCCATCAaatcctttgactcatcttctaATTCCGCGTCTTCGTTACTGAAGATTGACTGATATAAATGCACAAATTCTTCAAATCCTACGCAGTTAAATTTGTCTTCATCATTGCTCAGAGAACTGAACATACATGTGATATCTTGTTCTGAAATTAGTATTCCAAGTCTGTTTACGAAACGACAGATCCATCCGCATTGCCATCTATAATTTCATAAATTCTTCTGATCGCATCAAGGTTCGCCATTGATTTATAAAGGGCAAAAGACAGAAACCTAAGAAAACAAAGAAATAATTGTGTTTGGAATAATGTCCCTTGCTATATGACTGTATTTATAGCATGATAGGAAGATCCTTGTTTGGATTTAGGAGGAAAGGGGTGAACAGTGTAGAAGAAGTTGTCTGTTCTcacataaattataaaaaaatacgaCCACCGACTGATTCCGTCACTGATTCCGTCAACCTTCGCAATTTTGGACTATCCATCGCAAAATCCGGTTTGACCCGATATTTGTTGAAAGGCGGTTCCTGATTCCACTAACCAGCGAAGAATTGGCCGTGTGGCGGGCAAGTCATGAGAAAGTTCTTTTCATGGGTTTGGTCATCGTGGAGCAATCATTTAGGTGAATCAAATGAGAATTATTAGAGCAAATAAACTAAATTTAAGAGTTATATTGATCATTAAAATTTTTGAACTTCTCATgtaaaattatataaattaaatataggtGATAAGAGCTGAACTTGATGATATTTATGTTCATGTTAAAAATATATGTTTTCAGATTTTGTAATTTATTATTGATCTATAATTTTATTGAGATAGTATTAGTGTAGGACACTGATAAACTATCTCTAAACAGGGGTTATAAAATTTCTGTTATTGATTTTTCTGAAAAACCAAAGCCGTAGCTTATTTTTCTCATCACGTTCAACGATctgtaattttcaaaaaaatcagtAACACAAATTTTATAAtgccgttttggagccagtttagccacACCCATTAATCTATAAGTGATCTTGGTGAATGCAAATCCAattaagtgcatgaaattaggcTTAAAAGTCACAAATCTAACTTGGAACAATTTTGTATGCCAAAATTTGtttgtattattttattctttAGATTTGTGTAAAGTATAGCAATGTTTATAAATACCTTTAAAGAATTAATTGAATCATTAAGGCGGTTCCTGATTCCACTGACCAGCGAAGAATTGGCCGTGTGGCGGGCAAGTAATGAGAAAGTTCTTTTCATGGGGTTGGCCACTGTGGAGCAATCATTTGAGCGAGTCAAATTCCAATTGTTAGAGCAAATAAGCTATATTTAAGAGttatattgttcattaaaaaaTTTTAACTTCTCTAGTAATTGGATTATAAAATTATCACATTTATGTGGGTAGAAGAAATACCATAAAAAAGGTGAAGTTAATTAGTGAAACATTGGTTGAGTTTGGCTTTGTGAAGACCATATATTCTCATTTCTCTCAATCTTAGAAATGATTGTGATATCATTGAAAGTAAGGGGGGTGAATAGATTTCCTAGACAAAATGCTATTTGTGAGTTGATTGGATCTCGTTCTAGTGATGTGGTCTTTGTTTATGAAACTAAGTTATCAATGGATGGTATGGTAAATAGGACTTCTAAAATTTGGTCTCGGTGTCATTGTTACTTTATTGGGACTTAGTGTAGTTCTAAGGGTATGGTTTTCCTTTGGAACACACAAAAGCTTCTCCCTCTATTGTAGGTTTCTAGTAGATTTGTTATCCCTATGATTATTGTAAGTTGTGAATCTACTGAGAATATCCTTTTAAGTAGTGTTTATATGCTCCAACTAATCTTatagaaaaatcttttttttttgtctCATATCATATATGGTTAAACTCTTTTCCCTTTATTCCCTTTGGTCCTTGCAAAGGATTTTAATGTAGCTTTTAATTTGGATGAGAAAGGGGGAAGAAATATCAAGTTTGATCATTCTATAGACCTTCTAAGAGACATTATTTAACTATTAAGGTTATAAAATGGGGTTACCAATGGTTATTATTActtattttaaaattttcctttTGCCTCTATTGCACTCGTAGAAGCACCATCCTTCACTTCTTAGGGGAATCTAATCCACAAAAGCTATAGTCTTCTCCTGCCAAcctatcctcaatctcttcatTTAAAGCTATGGTTTCATCCTTGAGGTTATCTCCAAAAATCACAACATCCACCATCTTTCCACAACCACCACCAAATTGAaccaatctttcctccttgatgtaGTTCTGTAGACACCCTAGACCATCCACCAGAACCAAATGCAATATTCTCTTCAGAAACAACAAACTTCTACATGCAATATTTCTATACATGGCTAAAAGGTCAGGAGATGAAGAGAAAATGAGAGGGAAGTTGTCAACCTCATGACCACTTacctatataatatataaatatgtatgtaatggGATGCTTCCACCCACAACTATATCTTTTAGAATGTCTCTAATTCTCCAAGGGGCCTACTCCACACTAACCTTCTACACAGCTCTCCCATCATCTCCTTTATTTCTCCCATGTCCAACATCAAATCCATAAACATAGATCATATCATTGACAACAACAATGAGGGGAAACTAAGAAGGGCGGTGAATCAATTTTAACCAGatcaacaaacttaatcacaaaatgaatctgataaactatagcaataacaaagatgagaaatatgataacacaacacacaacaccaagattttgacatgaaaaaccctaTTAAGTGAAAAACCAtgctgggaacctacccacaacaagatgatactctgtagtagtatgtgaaaatattacaatggggaatgcacatgcattcaggaacactgcatagagctcactactcaaaatctaataacccagaaggctacaaccctcaaggaagtctcactgacttacaacaagatttggactacaatctggaaagaatgaactacaataatagcatctccaaatgcctgatggcAATTTAGGTTAAGCACaatgtctactctacaacaccaaacTTTAAtcaatcacaatgccaaaggatgaatcacttgattgcacatacaccactctctaataacaCAGTACAaacttgatacctaaattacatggcAATATCAATTATTTATACAACCTTGACAACAAGATCAGCTAAACcgtcaactcacaattacaaaattacatcacatgatataaagaTCAACTTCCAAACCAATACAATAAATTAAATGACATAAAATAGACATAAATCAAacatccaaacatgcaacaccaccaaaaatcatgccaagatcaactgcaaaaaGCTACACCtctaggaaaaccgcataacatgaataacatcaccagttcaacaaaatcaccaacaactcatacaatgatcaatgtggatcatcaagacaaatagTACATTGTTAGGAaaaaccaacaagcacattagaatcatcaacaacaaatacaccaacaccacttatcaaatcttcatcgaccaacatctaaaactcaagaacactcaaacaataacAAATATCacatagaaagataacttgcagagcatcagatcaaaaaccatttgaaataaagatacacaagaccgtTGTGAACAATACCCTAAAATCTTAGCACAAAATCGAATCACaatggaatataccagaggaactATTGAACTCTAAAAGCACTGattagataaacaaactgcaaaactagaTCATCTAATATGATCATTTAAGCTtcctagatcaccaaaaccaatacaaaagaatatagtgatacaAGGAATATTCCATAAAACCAAACCATAATCTCAAAGATCCAATCTGAAATCACCAGAGTAggaagatgttgacatcaatgaccacaacatatcctagcaacaacaatgtacaacaatctctccctttggcattggtgacaacatatgaatgtgaaaaaaaatcaatttcaaaaaaagaaaatcactccaacaaactccccctaagattaagCAGATAAAattgtttttcacatgcttctctccccctttgacaacaatgccaacgaTAAAATATAGATTATGCTTCTCTCCCCAAAACTCATCCTCATGAATCTCTCCCTCTAAAACACATAAttagactactccactagaggagcaacactaactcatcaatccagataaagacATAATATTGtgaagtccattggattgatgcaactcaatgtatctagttcttattaggaggggtggataaccctgacttgtctctcaaatagaaaaatgtatctgtaggaaaagacttagtaaaaatatcaacaatttgttcctttgtaaatACACACTCCAGcttaacttcctcttcactgattttttctctcaagtaatgatatttgattgacacatatttagtctttgaatgtttcactagattatttgacatgttaataacactggaattatcacagtatatggcAGTAGGATCATCATAGATCTCTGATAtcgttcaacatttgcttcatccaaaccacctgagtgcagCTACCAATagtagcaatgtactcaacttcaacagtagataaggatactggatcttgtttcttactagcccaccaaaccaatttcttacccaacaAGAAAACACCATTAgatgtactcttctggtcatcaacatcactagcccaatcaacatcaatgtaagcacataacattaaatcatcattccttggataccacataccataatccacaatccccttcaagtatctgaatattctcttaacaacagtgacatgactctctttctgATCATGCAACCATGTACACAACAAGCATAATAtctggcctagtctgagtaagatatagtagtccgccaaccatagatctatacaaactccgATTAACTTTCGAAGAATCATCACTCTTAGATAATTtgtaaccagtcaccataggatttccaaatggtttggagtcatctaatgaaaacttctttagcaattccttcacatattttgtTTGAGATATAAAAAAACCTTTTCTAGTGTATGAAATCTACAAACGtaggaaaaatttcatttctcctatcatagacatctcaaattctttgtgcaTATCATCGACAAAAAAAATGCTCAAGTTATCATAACCTCtaatgataatatcatcaacaaacacttcaacaatcaagatgttatcacttccaatcttaaaatatagattactatcaacaatccctttgttaaatcccaatttcagcaaataattatccaatctagcatatcaaaccctagaggcttgtttcaatctataaagaGATTTCGTCAGTTTACATACAATGcctccttcatttgataatgaaaatctatCAAGTTTCTCAAGGTagactttttcctcaaaatcgccattcaaaaatgcacatttgacatccatctgatacaccttgaaatctttataagaaacatACATAAGCAACAAtataatagcttcaagtctggctactggagcaaaattatcctcataatcaattccttctttctgtgaatatcctttgcatactagtctttctttatttttgacaacttcaccagcttgatttaacttgttcctgaatacccatttagtaccaatcacattcttaacTTTAGGTCTAGGGACAagatcccatgtgttattcttttcaatctgatctaaatATTCTTCCATACTTCtcataaaattttcatctttaaaagactcaacaacatctttagatacaactttagaaatcaaacatacctcttcaatagctagccttcttctagtcatcacacctttatttttattacaaataatctgattttatgaatgattcaatcttagatagctcagagtcttttgattgttctgattttagGTTCTTGCATCTCTCCACTGGCagcaacaacatccagattaactatctctaccacatcattttgcttcaattcttcagtctgaataggtgtTATAACAACAAGCttaccatcatcatatccacatgctcttatCTCTTTTAcaaggttctcatcaaccttcacattttcactctctactatctttctcagtttcttattgtagcaccgatatgattttctcttagtagaataacccaagaaaattccttcgtcacttctagcatcaaaatttgctatgtcctcatctctcttgatataacattttctaccaaatactctaaaatatatcatagtaggaacatgaccaaaccataacttataaggggtcttactagtatcacctttaatatgaactcagttgaatgtgtaaacagtagtgctaatagcttctctccaatagatcttcacaacatttccttcaatcagcatagtccttgcaacatccgaGATAGTCATGttatttctttcaacaactccattcttttgaggggttctaggagcagataattatcttataatcccatgcttctcacagaatgagtcAAATTCACTATTGAaaaattctccacctttgtcaaatctcaaacatttctcCTTCAATCCTGACTTAGTCTCAGCCTTTGCTTTTAATATCTTGAACTTTTTTAATGTTTcagacttctccttcaaaaagataacctaCATCATCCTCGAATAATTATTAactagcaacataaaatatctatcaccctgcacacttctaacattttgaggtccacacaggtcaatatgcacaaggtcTACCAATCCATCACATGTATACTACTTTCTCTTGAaacaaattcttgttttcttacccaattcacattccttacatacaagATTAGAAGGCTTACCAATCTTGGGAAGATATCTAATATCTTGAAGAGAATTGATGTTAATCATAGAATCAatattaacatgacacattcttctatgtcacgaccaaatttcatcaatctaagcaatcaagtaacttttctcaccagcattcaaatgaaaaatattaccttcagtcttggttccagatgcaatctctataccagaggcttttaggatcttacaattatgattcttgAATTTTAATCACAACCTTTGTCAAGCATCTatcccacactcaaaagattatgatttaaaccttcacAATACAAGAGaccatcagtattatgcttaccatcaaaagaaatataacctctaccacagatcacataggctttgtcatatccaaatctcactattccaccatcatacctttccatactcacaaatttgcttttatcattggtcatatgatgcgaacaacgactgtctattacccattcatctctttcttcaactttagcagctaaatattTTTTCTCAACAGTGTAGCTAATGAGATCAATAGGTACCAATCCATTTTCTTTAATGGAAAGAAatgcaacttcatctccttttgatttttcatctataacaccttcatgaacaaaataatagaaattcttctgattcctatacttttgCTTAGACTTGTAAGTCTAATCATACTTcttatgcttctcatatctatcatttatgtcatgcttgtcaaatttatcatgcctatcatacttagccattctctctgggcacctagaagcaaaatgtcctacatTATTGCAAGAGaaaatttttgtgagattttgtcgGGATCAACagatcaataaaatgtacaaaatagagagacaaatataggacaagaataaattgtattctcatcaatagaaaaatgatcaatagatcaatagttgtttatataatgtagatgagcctgcatatataggaaattctatatggatatgtgagcacacaaacatgacatgtggctcaataagaaacaagggtaggtaggaaataggtgtggtaggtaggagaagcaataaaatattccacatgaggtggatcacccactgaaggtggaattatcactccacaataagtggatatgatagagtagtaacaagatcacaccataaaaggtggaaattctcctacacacactatcccgatgtggcacaaacacccaagtgtctcatacccaaactccTATGAAATGCCTTTCCTacataaacttaagtaaggtgtaataatatccaacatgaataattaattacaccaacaccccccccccccttaagtgcaactcgagggaatgcacttaagtatacaatgcaactaagcaatgtaagatgggtcccaactacacgaccatgttaggtatccatgtacaagTGTAAAtccatgcaaaccaatgcaatgaaatctctgaCAAAGTAGGGAAAGAGACAAAACTccaatgggaaaaaatcctcccccaaaagagagatgaaagctatataagagaactctcatagaagtatgtgaaggaccaaaccccatgtgaggaaaatgtcccccccatatgaaagaagaagagaagctaggtagccttGTAGTGTctacccttgatttgacttattttgactagagttgacttttatattatgcttgataggcTTAACTAGACTATATTtttatgatttggatgatgattactcatgtgcttcagtgacttgtGATTGATGTTAGCCACTATTGAACACATGCTATtctgattatctatatggatgttggtagtatcatgattgatcatgcgaTTTGATTATATATGTAcccgatggattttatatgctcactatgtgatggattattgatagattaggtTTATCATGGTTGTGAtaatgattatgattatgctaaccctacttcatgattacatatgatgagatgtttatgagatggttatgagatgtgtttgactattgtttgactgtcttcgtgatagagacgattccacatcacttaTTGAGAGTGGGATGTGGCATCATGATTCtgtatcacttgcttgttctatatgtgtatatgtatatgtggtattaaCATTTTGTGGTtacaggattttgcaggtaccaaacatagactccacctagcttcacaggtctgagcgtgtctttagttccaatgacttatgtggttcggagatggcatgggTTTCCCTcatatactctaggtctaagttgttcaccatgagtagttatgtcttggcataattcgccatgtcagttagtaagcttggtcttttggtattgtgagtctagtttatgccagttgatttacttgtttatgttagaataattatgtggctcttgatgtgtagttttatatttggtaatgtttattttaatgtaattaatttataagttttgaatatttaattatttggtatttataattatttaataattaacgtttattgattttatgattatttaataattgataAGCATTATtgctgtttaatatttatttaatatttgtgatttaatctttaatggtatttcattatttaattatctatttgGCCTTTTGTggcttgatatttatttgatatcttatatttatttggttctttaatttattttattagcttttgggtcatttgattttaatccccatttggattattaatttagagcttatatttatttaatagtttgacttttattcctaagtggggtatatgaacacattaaattaaataaagaaataaaacaatcccacttagctggataagtatattttatttactctacctacccttcactctcattggttaaattcaaaatgggtgaataaattatattatatggtgggttggtaaaatatactccaaaatggaatattttaattagccgagattgaggctagggttttggattattgtagctttttattttcattcccgtgaggtCTTTAGGGTTGGTTGGCTCCtctctggaaatttctccagcaagttttcttcttggtttaggatttcttctctcttggttttggctagagcttggattggatttggtttggtttgtgggagctcttcttcaacttcaatccattacttcaagttgcaggttggagttcttcactttgcattttgttttcgatggcttctttgtgtatgcattgtgtctgcaatgTTTTGGGTCTAGGTGGAAGTAttatttattctatagtttttttaatattgttgaaggttaatatttgggaaggaactttatattatttgggttttgtatagttaCTGGAAAATATGTTTTTTGGTTTTCCTGTacagtgggtgaactcacaataatggttcccactttttgccacttttgacaccaagatgaacatttttaaaataatcttcaacttccgagaactataacttttaaactattaaaaatttgaagattacgTAAATTAGTGATTCATATCATTTtctttgtagattctatatacattttttccaattttttttgaaggagttttaaaaaaaaaatccatctccctcgaaaagtagttttttacaacaaactacattttttaagagtgacgtgcctcCTGAAattcataactttttttctataaatgataaaaactcaattctttcgaatttttgtttataacatcaatatccaaggcttgcatttggtttgatggtgatatgttcaatattttttagtttataaAGGTTTGAAGTTTGaccagtcataattcagacatatgtttaagtttgaacacataccttcttctatatatatcgaaattcaatttttttttttgttagaaagaagacatcaatacctggggcttagatattttcagaatttttttgaattagtttcttatttttcccaatgcgttgaacaaagaagttcatgt from Cryptomeria japonica chromosome 3, Sugi_1.0, whole genome shotgun sequence harbors:
- the LOC131027934 gene encoding probable calcium-binding protein CML43, translated to MGGLFGSSEPIKILVWAKIKPMGLSELGFTLTLYGSRKPNSIEALLIPTKLLELICSNNWNLTRSNDCSTVANPMKRTFSLLARHTANSSLVSGIRNRLNDSINSLKIVERDEKNKLRLWFLSFALYKSMANLDAIRRIYEIIDGNADGSVVSSLSNDEDKFNCVGFEEFVHLYQSIFSNEDAELEDESKDLMEAFKVFDRNEDGYISSTELQQVLSSLGLIAQGQHCENMICRFDSDCNGVLDFMEFKNMMASKLSS